The Deltaproteobacteria bacterium genome has a window encoding:
- a CDS encoding ChaN family lipoprotein codes for MPSALTPREELLLLQKRIFRENDRLIRSQAIVQEPSFSAYENRYKKYLKNYEAISSIEELIQQVDHADIIYLGDYHTNKQSQRMLLRLLRLLVERKISLAVGIEWIQHRHQPVLEAYQQEKISTETFLKRIQFEKYWYFDLWENFRPIFDFTRYHEIPLFGIEKSLSGNLTLSGRDRENAEIIARIARTVPDRKLILFVGDLHVAPPHLPAEVQREMKTARMSDLILYQNSETIYWRLAEQEIEDRVEVVRIDKRSFCLINTPPIVWQQSYLNWLEHEEGSIDYVDAKHSFLELLRRIAEFLKISLDPSQWEDVEVFTCGDLSFLKKLEEDGSFTRQQLRQIKKQILASESYSIPSKKYIYLANLSINHAAEEASHFLKFLCAGPEEARYLVDAFYANALHEAFGFFGSKIINHKRKCFHEKEYEGLVNYLRSPGSPKSRRLQMEMALLILDHKEKEKRGDPIRHKRFFKMGPDLFLGVTHGLGYMLGDKLYYAFLAEKISKKEMKELFCDPMREEGRPFEIYMGLVRRFRRVNVPRRV; via the coding sequence ATGCCTAGCGCCTTGACACCGCGAGAGGAACTTCTGCTTCTCCAAAAGAGGATTTTTCGAGAGAATGACCGGCTGATTCGGAGCCAGGCGATCGTTCAGGAACCTTCATTTTCCGCCTATGAGAACCGGTACAAAAAATATCTAAAAAATTATGAGGCTATTTCCAGCATTGAGGAGCTGATCCAACAGGTTGACCATGCGGATATCATCTATCTCGGGGATTATCATACGAACAAGCAGTCCCAGAGGATGCTCCTGCGTCTCCTCCGACTTTTGGTTGAACGAAAAATCTCTCTGGCTGTCGGAATCGAATGGATTCAGCACCGTCACCAGCCGGTTTTGGAGGCCTATCAGCAGGAGAAAATTTCAACAGAAACCTTTCTGAAGAGAATTCAGTTTGAAAAGTACTGGTACTTTGACTTGTGGGAGAACTTCAGGCCGATCTTTGATTTTACACGGTATCATGAAATACCTCTCTTCGGGATTGAGAAATCGCTATCGGGAAACCTGACCCTTTCCGGAAGAGATCGTGAGAATGCGGAGATCATTGCGAGAATCGCCCGTACTGTTCCCGACCGAAAACTGATTCTGTTTGTTGGGGATCTGCATGTTGCCCCTCCTCATCTTCCCGCGGAGGTTCAAAGGGAGATGAAAACAGCTCGCATGTCGGACCTGATCCTCTATCAGAACAGTGAGACCATCTACTGGAGGTTAGCCGAGCAGGAGATCGAAGATCGGGTCGAGGTTGTGCGTATTGATAAGAGAAGTTTTTGTCTGATCAACACCCCGCCGATCGTCTGGCAGCAGTCTTATCTCAATTGGCTGGAGCATGAGGAGGGATCGATCGATTATGTGGATGCCAAACACAGCTTTTTGGAATTGTTACGGAGGATAGCAGAATTTCTGAAAATTTCTCTTGATCCCTCACAGTGGGAGGATGTGGAGGTTTTTACCTGCGGTGATTTAAGCTTCTTGAAAAAACTGGAAGAGGACGGAAGCTTCACTCGGCAGCAGCTTCGCCAGATTAAAAAACAGATCCTTGCCTCCGAAAGCTATTCAATCCCTTCAAAGAAGTATATCTACCTTGCCAATCTTTCGATCAATCATGCCGCTGAAGAGGCATCCCATTTTCTAAAGTTCCTCTGTGCGGGGCCTGAAGAGGCGCGCTACCTTGTGGATGCCTTTTATGCCAATGCCTTGCACGAGGCGTTCGGTTTTTTTGGGTCGAAAATTATCAATCACAAGAGAAAATGCTTTCATGAAAAGGAGTATGAAGGGCTTGTCAATTATCTCCGGTCCCCCGGGTCCCCCAAATCTCGCAGGCTTCAGATGGAGATGGCACTGTTGATTCTGGATCATAAGGAGAAAGAGAAGAGAGGCGATCCAATCCGTCACAAACGGTTTTTCAAGATGGGGCCCGATCTTTTTTTGGGGGTTACCCATGGCCTGGGTTATATGTTGGGAGACAAGCTATACTATGCCTTTCTGGCGGAGAAAATTTCAAAAAAAGAGATGAAGGAGCTGTTTTGCGATCCGATGCGGGAAGAGGGGAGACCGTTTGAGATTTATATGGGGCTTGTGCGACGGTTCCGCCGTGTCAACGTGCCAAGAAGGGTGTGA
- a CDS encoding citrate synthase (catalyzes the formation of citrate from acetyl-CoA and oxaloacetate) produces MTGTKAGLEGIIAGESQICWIDGQKGELVYSGYTIHDLALHSTFEEVAFLLWNHRLPNKRELQYLISELEENSDIPDEIMDFLQRVAPRLSAMGMLRTFVSMLAHFDPEAGDRSRSANENKALRIVAKIPTLIAAFDRLRKGNRIVPLKKGQNLATRFLHQLKGKEPVPEASKAMDVALVLHAEHSFNASTFAARVCASTLSDIYSSVTAAIATLKGPLHGGANEEVIKMLRQIGHVSRVKPYIESELADRKKIFGFGHRVYKTMDPRATHLMKMSENLGRATNNLKWFELSLEIQRVMKELKGLDPNVDFYSASLYETLGIPSDLFTGIFAMSRSTGWTAHILEQYNNNRLIRPECEYTGQRGLPYVPIDQRQ; encoded by the coding sequence ATGACAGGTACCAAGGCAGGACTCGAAGGGATTATCGCCGGTGAGAGCCAAATCTGCTGGATCGATGGTCAAAAGGGAGAACTGGTTTACTCCGGCTATACGATTCATGACCTGGCCCTCCACTCCACTTTTGAGGAGGTCGCCTTCCTCCTTTGGAACCACCGTCTTCCCAATAAACGGGAACTCCAATACCTGATCAGCGAGCTTGAAGAGAACTCCGATATTCCGGATGAGATCATGGATTTTCTCCAGAGGGTTGCGCCACGCCTCTCAGCGATGGGGATGCTTCGCACATTCGTCTCAATGCTGGCCCACTTTGATCCTGAGGCAGGTGACCGCTCCCGTTCCGCCAACGAAAACAAGGCCCTCCGGATTGTCGCCAAAATTCCGACTCTCATCGCCGCCTTCGACCGACTACGAAAGGGGAACCGGATCGTCCCGTTAAAAAAAGGTCAGAATCTCGCGACCCGTTTCCTCCACCAGCTTAAAGGAAAGGAGCCGGTTCCCGAAGCGTCCAAGGCAATGGATGTCGCCCTCGTCCTGCATGCGGAGCATAGCTTTAACGCCTCTACCTTTGCAGCCCGTGTCTGTGCCTCCACCCTCTCGGATATTTACTCCTCAGTCACGGCAGCGATTGCGACCCTGAAAGGTCCACTGCATGGAGGAGCGAATGAGGAAGTGATTAAGATGCTCCGCCAGATTGGCCACGTCTCACGCGTCAAGCCATATATCGAATCGGAACTGGCCGATCGGAAGAAGATTTTCGGTTTCGGACATCGCGTCTATAAAACGATGGACCCGCGGGCAACCCACCTCATGAAGATGTCAGAAAATCTCGGCCGTGCGACCAACAACCTGAAATGGTTTGAATTGAGCCTTGAAATCCAGAGGGTCATGAAAGAACTGAAGGGACTCGATCCCAATGTCGATTTTTATTCCGCCTCTCTTTATGAGACGCTCGGGATCCCGTCGGATCTTTTTACCGGAATCTTTGCAATGTCCCGTTCGACCGGTTGGACGGCCCATATTCTGGAGCAATACAACAACAACCGTCTGATCCGCCCGGAATGCGAATATACGGGGCAACGAGGGCTTCCGTACGTCCCGATCGATCAACGTCAATGA
- the icd gene encoding NADP-dependent isocitrate dehydrogenase: MSESIQIRKDGALEVPDNPIIPFIQGDGTGPDIWRASQYVFDAAVKKAYGVRRKIIWRESLAGERAKEILGEKCPPNYLPEETLDTIRQYKVAIKGPLTTPVGKGVRSLNVTLRQELDLYVCLRPVRYFKGVPSPVKAPEKVDMVIFRENTEDIYAGIEWPEGSPEAKKVIAFLQKEMGVKKIRFPESSGIGIKPVSREGTERLIRAAVRYALKQKRRNLTLVHKGNIMKFTEGAFMQWGYEVAKREFRDQVVTWEESRGEINGKLLIKDAIADNFLQQILTRPDEYDVIATLNLNGDYISDALAAQVGGIGIAPGGNINYDTGCAVFEATHGTAPKYAGQDKVNPSSVILSGVMMLEYIGWKEAADLITRGLERAIAAKTVTYDFHRQMSGATLVSCSGFGKAIVENM, encoded by the coding sequence ATGAGCGAGTCGATTCAAATCAGGAAAGATGGTGCCCTGGAAGTACCTGACAACCCGATCATCCCGTTTATTCAGGGAGACGGGACCGGACCGGATATCTGGCGTGCCTCCCAGTATGTTTTTGATGCCGCCGTCAAGAAGGCGTATGGCGTCCGCCGAAAGATCATCTGGAGAGAGAGCCTGGCCGGTGAAAGGGCTAAAGAGATCTTGGGCGAGAAATGCCCCCCCAACTATCTGCCGGAAGAGACCCTCGATACCATACGACAATACAAAGTTGCGATCAAAGGACCGCTCACGACCCCTGTAGGAAAAGGAGTCAGGAGCTTGAACGTTACCCTAAGGCAAGAGCTCGATCTTTATGTCTGTCTCCGGCCCGTGAGGTACTTCAAGGGGGTCCCCTCACCCGTCAAGGCACCTGAAAAGGTTGACATGGTCATCTTTCGTGAAAACACGGAGGACATTTATGCCGGCATTGAATGGCCGGAAGGCTCTCCCGAGGCAAAAAAAGTGATTGCCTTCCTTCAGAAAGAGATGGGAGTCAAAAAAATCCGTTTCCCTGAGAGTTCCGGCATCGGGATCAAGCCGGTTTCGCGTGAAGGGACCGAACGACTCATTCGGGCTGCCGTTCGTTATGCCTTGAAGCAAAAGCGCCGCAATCTGACCCTCGTGCATAAGGGGAACATCATGAAATTCACGGAGGGGGCGTTCATGCAGTGGGGGTATGAGGTGGCAAAGAGGGAGTTTAGGGATCAGGTCGTGACGTGGGAGGAATCGAGGGGAGAGATAAACGGAAAGCTCCTCATCAAGGATGCGATCGCTGATAATTTTCTCCAACAGATCCTTACCCGACCCGATGAATACGACGTCATTGCCACACTGAACTTGAACGGCGATTATATCAGCGACGCGTTAGCCGCCCAGGTCGGAGGGATCGGCATCGCCCCGGGTGGCAATATCAACTATGACACCGGCTGTGCCGTTTTTGAGGCAACACATGGGACCGCTCCAAAGTATGCGGGGCAGGACAAGGTCAATCCAAGTTCCGTCATCCTGTCGGGCGTCATGATGCTGGAGTATATCGGCTGGAAAGAGGCGGCCGATCTCATTACGCGAGGTCTGGAAAGGGCTATTGCCGCCAAGACGGTCACCTATGATTTCCACCGCCAAATGAGCGGTGCAACGCTTGTCTCCTGTTCAGGGTTCGGCAAGGCGATCGTCGAAAATATGTAG
- a CDS encoding SDR family oxidoreductase codes for MFQPGLLKNKTILITGGGTGLGKSMALRFAELGANLVLAGRREEVLREASTEIKNKGAKVFFKAADVRNYDQVEAVFDAAEKEFGKIDVLVNNAAGNFISPTEFLSPNAFNAVVGIVLNGTFHATQAAGRRWINQQCGGRVLNIITTYAWTGSAYVVPSACAKAGVLAMTRSLAVEWGKYKIRLNAIAPGPFPTEQAWKNLVPEGFEEKWRKRIPLGRTGRHEELSNLAAYLVSDYADYINGEVATIDGGEWISGAGQFNMLTEMTPEDWALMAERAKGSRLTKS; via the coding sequence ATGTTCCAACCAGGTCTTCTCAAAAACAAAACGATCCTCATCACGGGTGGAGGAACCGGTCTTGGCAAATCGATGGCACTTCGTTTTGCTGAACTCGGGGCCAATCTCGTCCTGGCCGGTCGTCGCGAAGAGGTCTTGAGGGAGGCATCGACAGAGATCAAAAACAAAGGGGCAAAGGTCTTTTTTAAAGCGGCTGACGTACGAAATTACGACCAGGTCGAGGCGGTCTTCGACGCCGCGGAGAAGGAATTTGGAAAAATTGATGTCCTCGTTAACAACGCCGCCGGCAATTTTATCTCACCCACGGAGTTTTTGTCCCCCAACGCCTTTAACGCGGTTGTCGGTATTGTCTTGAACGGCACTTTTCATGCAACACAAGCAGCCGGTCGCCGCTGGATTAACCAGCAGTGCGGTGGACGGGTTTTAAATATCATCACAACCTATGCCTGGACCGGATCGGCCTACGTTGTCCCGTCTGCCTGTGCAAAGGCCGGCGTCCTTGCGATGACCCGCTCACTCGCGGTAGAATGGGGCAAATACAAAATCAGGCTCAATGCAATTGCACCGGGCCCCTTCCCGACGGAACAGGCCTGGAAGAATCTCGTCCCGGAGGGGTTCGAGGAGAAATGGAGGAAGAGAATTCCACTTGGAAGGACCGGTCGTCATGAGGAGTTAAGCAACCTCGCAGCCTACCTTGTCTCCGATTATGCCGATTACATCAACGGTGAGGTCGCAACAATCGATGGGGGCGAATGGATCTCCGGCGCCGGTCAGTTCAACATGCTGACCGAGATGACCCCCGAGGATTGGGCCCTCATGGCAGAACGGGCCAAGGGGTCAAGACTAACCAAAAGCTGA
- a CDS encoding type II toxin-antitoxin system VapC family toxin, with protein MILPDINLLVYAHRHDAPQHTQAAETLQKLADSLSPFALTSFVLTGFLRIVTNQRIFVEPSLLDDALLFIENLLELDHCRVVEPGERHWEIMSIMLRESKATGNLVSDAYLAAVAVEHGCTLLTNDADFRRFPELRVQKF; from the coding sequence ATGATCCTTCCGGATATTAATCTTCTGGTTTATGCCCATCGGCATGATGCTCCTCAGCATACTCAAGCGGCCGAGACCCTCCAGAAATTGGCCGATTCCCTCTCTCCGTTTGCACTCACCAGCTTTGTACTAACCGGTTTTTTAAGAATTGTAACCAATCAACGTATCTTTGTGGAGCCGAGTCTTTTGGACGATGCCCTCTTGTTTATTGAAAATCTGCTCGAGCTCGATCACTGCCGGGTGGTAGAACCGGGAGAGAGGCATTGGGAAATCATGTCGATTATGCTGAGAGAATCAAAGGCGACCGGCAACCTTGTTTCCGATGCCTATCTGGCGGCTGTCGCTGTCGAGCATGGTTGTACATTGCTAACCAATGATGCAGATTTTCGAAGATTTCCGGAATTGCGGGTGCAGAAATTTTGA
- a CDS encoding VWA domain-containing protein, producing the protein MLARSAWSCEPCESTLGLQETIQQADLIIVGQKIKNITEPGIPEEISPEILVRVDQTLKGFIKEKELKVHSYSGECPYGIVVDDKSYLIFLKGPPYTAVNQGCAVKTVPVEEGLVAHEGRRLSPTKFVAEFGVSVGESPRPDIHFLVDLSGNMELEMLMGAAKRIDCAKDALLNVVSQLPSEQEIGLRVFGRHPQTLFDDNCGWDSDLLLPFGRDQKEKVAELVKGFQAVGSAPLSYAIVQTELDFAPRKDRLHKLIIITYGEDTCSHDPIIAARDVANKGFALEVSVIGLDVKEGFEQPMKDLAKEFGGTFTNIKYCQELAKTLEEKIGRGGEMKIREPEGEEEGGGGAGAGLGGGLFMFGGGGSCTPEMSPKQKGCGLGILLLLILLLLWAIYRYWKRRRDRKNKRKEE; encoded by the coding sequence TTGCTTGCCCGGTCCGCTTGGTCCTGCGAACCGTGCGAGTCGACCTTGGGGCTTCAAGAGACCATCCAGCAGGCCGATCTGATTATTGTCGGCCAAAAAATAAAAAATATCACCGAGCCGGGGATTCCTGAAGAGATTTCTCCGGAAATTCTGGTTCGTGTCGATCAGACCCTCAAGGGGTTTATCAAGGAGAAGGAACTCAAGGTTCACAGTTACAGCGGGGAATGTCCTTATGGGATTGTGGTCGACGACAAGAGTTATCTGATCTTCCTCAAAGGCCCCCCCTATACCGCCGTCAACCAGGGGTGTGCCGTCAAGACGGTACCGGTTGAAGAGGGTCTTGTGGCGCATGAGGGGAGACGTCTCTCTCCGACCAAATTTGTGGCTGAGTTTGGAGTTTCGGTCGGGGAGTCGCCAAGACCGGATATTCATTTTCTGGTCGACCTCTCCGGAAACATGGAGTTGGAGATGTTGATGGGCGCGGCCAAGCGGATTGACTGCGCAAAAGATGCGCTCCTGAATGTCGTCTCCCAATTGCCTTCGGAACAGGAGATCGGACTTCGTGTCTTTGGGCGGCATCCCCAAACCCTGTTTGACGATAATTGCGGGTGGGATTCGGATCTCCTCCTGCCGTTCGGTAGGGATCAGAAAGAAAAGGTGGCAGAGCTTGTCAAAGGTTTTCAAGCGGTCGGTTCCGCACCGCTCTCCTACGCCATCGTCCAGACTGAGCTTGATTTTGCCCCACGCAAAGACCGTCTGCACAAGCTCATTATCATCACCTACGGCGAAGACACCTGCAGCCATGACCCGATCATCGCGGCGCGGGATGTCGCCAACAAGGGATTCGCCTTGGAGGTTTCTGTGATCGGGCTTGATGTGAAAGAGGGGTTCGAACAACCAATGAAGGATTTGGCGAAAGAGTTTGGCGGGACCTTCACGAACATAAAATATTGCCAGGAGCTGGCGAAGACGCTCGAAGAAAAGATCGGCCGTGGTGGCGAGATGAAGATCCGCGAGCCCGAGGGGGAAGAAGAAGGAGGAGGCGGGGCGGGAGCTGGCTTAGGTGGCGGCCTTTTTATGTTTGGCGGGGGAGGGAGCTGTACGCCGGAGATGTCGCCCAAGCAAAAAGGGTGTGGGCTTGGGATACTTTTGCTCCTGATCCTCCTTTTGCTCTGGGCGATTTATAGGTATTGGAAGCGAAGAAGGGATAGAAAAAATAAAAGGAAAGAAGAATGA
- a CDS encoding phosphotransferase has product MELQKLHGDASNRVYYRGKDTDGKSYVLMQLPEGNASVSEEITNLKKTGKELPFLNIGSYLKNCGLPVPEVYHYDEPSRQITLEDLGDLPLEKLLQQAGETEKMKWYQRAIDLLIRFQNCPRPLDNSCLLFERSFDARLYNWEFDHFLEYGIEERFSFKLKSDETDLFHQETKKITAALVELPLGPTHRDFQSRNLMVQGETLRLIDFQDALLGPAVYDLVALLRDSYISLAEENVQRLLDYYLERSTSPPSKNHLHFKKMFDWMTIQRKLKDVGRFIYIDRVKKNPNFLPFISPSLGYVRTALERQPELSSLFVLLKKYVPEFK; this is encoded by the coding sequence ATGGAACTCCAAAAACTGCATGGAGATGCTTCAAATCGAGTCTACTATCGTGGAAAGGATACCGATGGCAAAAGCTACGTCCTCATGCAGCTTCCGGAAGGAAACGCCTCTGTCTCGGAGGAGATTACCAACCTAAAAAAAACTGGCAAGGAACTCCCTTTTCTCAATATCGGAAGCTACCTTAAAAACTGCGGGCTTCCGGTCCCTGAGGTCTACCACTATGATGAACCGTCACGCCAGATCACCCTGGAGGACTTGGGGGACTTACCGCTCGAAAAACTCCTTCAACAAGCCGGAGAGACTGAAAAGATGAAATGGTATCAAAGGGCCATTGATCTGCTGATCCGCTTTCAAAACTGCCCCCGTCCTCTTGATAACTCCTGCCTTCTTTTTGAGCGTTCGTTTGATGCCAGACTTTACAACTGGGAATTCGATCATTTTCTTGAGTATGGCATCGAAGAGCGGTTTTCCTTTAAGCTGAAGTCTGATGAGACCGACCTCTTTCATCAAGAGACAAAAAAAATAACGGCAGCTCTTGTCGAGTTGCCGCTGGGCCCGACCCACCGCGATTTCCAGAGCCGGAATCTCATGGTCCAAGGAGAGACACTGCGCCTTATCGATTTTCAGGACGCACTGCTGGGGCCTGCCGTCTACGATTTGGTCGCCCTGCTCCGTGACTCTTACATCTCTTTGGCTGAGGAAAACGTCCAGAGACTCCTGGACTACTACCTGGAGAGGTCGACCTCTCCGCCCTCCAAGAACCACCTTCATTTCAAAAAAATGTTCGACTGGATGACGATTCAGCGAAAACTCAAGGACGTCGGACGGTTCATCTATATTGACCGAGTCAAAAAAAATCCAAATTTTCTCCCTTTTATATCACCTAGTTTAGGTTATGTCCGGACCGCCCTGGAGCGACAACCGGAGTTATCAAGCTTATTCGTTTTGCTAAAAAAATATGTCCCTGAATTTAAATGA
- a CDS encoding nucleotidyltransferase family protein, producing the protein MKAMVLAAGFGVRLRPLTLTTPKVLVPVEGRPLISYPLRLLARFGFKEVIINLHHLGEKIESSLEDGKAFGIRIRYSREKSLLGTGGGIRQASPLFQGEPVLVLNGDILIDLNLEDFIRFHETQKGIATMALRSLEIPSPFTPLTMNAENHILQIGTYAAQDNFMYTGVQILEPPFYERLPLRESCLIQEGYKPVLQSGGRVYGYPYDGYWNDVGTLDRLKEVDSNLKSGKIALKYQS; encoded by the coding sequence ATGAAGGCGATGGTCCTTGCAGCCGGTTTTGGTGTTCGCCTCCGCCCGCTCACCCTGACAACCCCCAAGGTGCTTGTCCCGGTTGAGGGGCGACCGTTGATCTCCTATCCCCTACGCCTCCTGGCCAGATTCGGATTTAAAGAGGTCATTATCAATCTCCACCATCTTGGGGAGAAGATTGAGTCATCCCTCGAGGATGGAAAGGCGTTTGGAATCCGTATCCGCTATTCCCGAGAAAAGTCGCTGCTTGGGACGGGAGGGGGAATCCGTCAGGCAAGTCCGCTCTTTCAAGGAGAACCCGTGTTGGTGTTAAACGGAGACATCCTAATCGATCTGAATCTAGAGGATTTTATCCGTTTTCATGAGACCCAAAAAGGGATTGCGACTATGGCCTTAAGATCCCTTGAAATTCCTTCGCCCTTCACACCGCTCACAATGAATGCAGAAAACCATATCCTGCAGATAGGGACCTACGCCGCTCAAGATAATTTCATGTATACGGGGGTGCAGATCCTTGAGCCCCCCTTCTACGAGAGGCTCCCCCTTCGGGAGAGTTGTCTCATTCAGGAAGGTTACAAGCCAGTGCTGCAGTCAGGGGGGCGGGTCTACGGCTATCCCTATGATGGCTATTGGAATGATGTCGGGACCCTGGACCGACTCAAGGAAGTCGATAGCAATCTCAAGTCCGGCAAGATTGCACTCAAATATCAATCCTAA